The following coding sequences lie in one Panicum virgatum strain AP13 chromosome 6N, P.virgatum_v5, whole genome shotgun sequence genomic window:
- the LOC120678984 gene encoding nucleolar GTP-binding protein 1-like isoform X4 → MRGAAAGGRAVFHLRPRPPWRAPPPRPPATTATALLSHSASASRAHHRRLPEGFLPTLELGVSAVYLCRRVHSPTCSVLVEDRLQGELDGAKGEVRKHETVGAFQKIPMVMPATDILMSAQRKSRNVPPTKGIANIAKRERNKGAKQLDALMKELSVPLRTYTENFPKRRDLHPYERSLIELTFGEGYYEQVLGRVDALRKRITSVGKQHASVCAKSTTKREAEERLTEGRKRLEEAFQHGKHAIDDLVNIAKVCSYPFTTRGILMGHIVSNHERFQVTDTPGLLTRHDDDRNNIERLTLAVLSYLPIAVLYVHDMSEDCGTSVADQYITYKHIKERFGDRLWIDVISKCDLLGKKAPISSDDADEEVAQYRRFGPEGALQVSVQSEIGVKELKERVHQLLTSQMARIKADKAEHETQEARISVP, encoded by the exons ATGCGAGGAGCCGCAGCCGGAGGCCGCGCGGTGTTccacctccgcccgcgcccgccatggcgagccccgcctcctcgtcctcccgccaccaccgccaccgcgctcCTCTCCCACTCCGCGTCCGCGAGCCGCGCCCACCACCGTCGCCTTCCCGAAG GTTTTTTACCAACTCTGGAACTGGGGGTTTCAGCAGTCTACTTGTGTCGGCGAGTACACTCCCCAACATGCAGTGTTTTAGTGGAGgacagattgcagggggagttAGATGGTGCAAAG GGAGAAGTGAGAAAACATGAAACTGTTGGTGCATTTCAAAAGATACCAATGGTAATGCCTGCAACTGATATACTTATGTCGGCACAAAGGAAATCAAGAAATGTGCCACCTACAAAGG GTATAGCAAATATTGCTAAGCGTGAAAGGAACAAAGGTGCGAAACAACTTGATGCCTTAATGAAA GAACTTTCAGTACCACTGAGAACATACACTGAAAACTTCCCTAAGAGAAGAGATTTGCATCCTTATGAGAGGTCTCTCATTGAGTTGACTTTTGGGGAGGgttattatgagcag GTTCTAGGACGAGTTGATGCTCTCAGGAAAAGGATTACTTCTGTTGGAAAGCAGCATGCTTCAGTGTGTGCTAAG TCAACAACAAAACGTGAAGCAGAGGAGCGCCTCACTGAG GGAAGAAAGAGACTTGAAGAAGCTTTCCAGCATGGAAAGCATGCTATTGATGACTTAGTAAACATAGCAAAG GTCTGCAGCTATCCATTCACGACAAGAGGGATTCTGATGGGTCACATTGTATCCAATCATGAGCGTTTTCAG GTTACGGACACTCCAGGACTACTTACAAGGCATGATG ATGATAGAAATAACATAGAGAGACTGACACTTGCTGTCCTGTCTTATCTACCGATCGCTGTCCTGTATGTTCATGATATGTCGGAAGACTGTGGAACCTCAGTGGCTGATCAG TACATCACGTACAAGCATATAAAGGAAAGGTTCGGCGATCGCCTATGGATAGATGTTATATCCAAATGCGACCTTCTGGGCAAGAAAGCGCCCATAAGCTCTGACGATGCTGATGAAGAAGTGGCACAATACAGAAGATTCGGCCCAGAAGGCGCCCTCCAAGTATCTGTGCAGAGTGAAATCGGCGTCAAAGAG CTAAAAGAAAGAGTGCATCAGCTACTGACCTCCCAAATGGCTCGGATCAAAGCTGACAAGGCGGAGCATGAAACACAGGAAGCTCGCATTAGTGTTCCTTGA
- the LOC120678984 gene encoding nucleolar GTP-binding protein 1-like isoform X1, which produces MRGAAAGGRAVFHLRPRPPWRAPPPRPPATTATALLSHSASASRAHHRRLPEGFLPTLELGVSAVYLCRRVHSPTCSVLVEDRLQGELDGAKGEVRKHETVGAFQKIPMVMPATDILMSAQRKSRNVPPTKGIANIAKRERNKGAKQLDALMKELSVPLRTYTENFPKRRDLHPYERSLIELTFGEGYYEQVLGRVDALRKRITSVGKQHASVCAKSTTKREAEERLTEGRKRLEEAFQHGKHAIDDLVNIAKALRSMPVVDLHIPTLCLVGSPNVGKSSLVRILSSGKPEVCSYPFTTRGILMGHIVSNHERFQVTDTPGLLTRHDDDRNNIERLTLAVLSYLPIAVLYVHDMSEDCGTSVADQYITYKHIKERFGDRLWIDVISKCDLLGKKAPISSDDADEEVAQYRRFGPEGALQVSVQSEIGVKELKERVHQLLTSQMARIKADKAEHETQEARISVP; this is translated from the exons ATGCGAGGAGCCGCAGCCGGAGGCCGCGCGGTGTTccacctccgcccgcgcccgccatggcgagccccgcctcctcgtcctcccgccaccaccgccaccgcgctcCTCTCCCACTCCGCGTCCGCGAGCCGCGCCCACCACCGTCGCCTTCCCGAAG GTTTTTTACCAACTCTGGAACTGGGGGTTTCAGCAGTCTACTTGTGTCGGCGAGTACACTCCCCAACATGCAGTGTTTTAGTGGAGgacagattgcagggggagttAGATGGTGCAAAG GGAGAAGTGAGAAAACATGAAACTGTTGGTGCATTTCAAAAGATACCAATGGTAATGCCTGCAACTGATATACTTATGTCGGCACAAAGGAAATCAAGAAATGTGCCACCTACAAAGG GTATAGCAAATATTGCTAAGCGTGAAAGGAACAAAGGTGCGAAACAACTTGATGCCTTAATGAAA GAACTTTCAGTACCACTGAGAACATACACTGAAAACTTCCCTAAGAGAAGAGATTTGCATCCTTATGAGAGGTCTCTCATTGAGTTGACTTTTGGGGAGGgttattatgagcag GTTCTAGGACGAGTTGATGCTCTCAGGAAAAGGATTACTTCTGTTGGAAAGCAGCATGCTTCAGTGTGTGCTAAG TCAACAACAAAACGTGAAGCAGAGGAGCGCCTCACTGAG GGAAGAAAGAGACTTGAAGAAGCTTTCCAGCATGGAAAGCATGCTATTGATGACTTAGTAAACATAGCAAAG gctttacgttctatgccTGTTGTTGATCTACATATACCGACACTATGTCTAGTTGGATCACCTAATGTGGGGAAGTCATCATTAGTCCGCATATTATCATCTGGAAAACCTGAG GTCTGCAGCTATCCATTCACGACAAGAGGGATTCTGATGGGTCACATTGTATCCAATCATGAGCGTTTTCAG GTTACGGACACTCCAGGACTACTTACAAGGCATGATG ATGATAGAAATAACATAGAGAGACTGACACTTGCTGTCCTGTCTTATCTACCGATCGCTGTCCTGTATGTTCATGATATGTCGGAAGACTGTGGAACCTCAGTGGCTGATCAG TACATCACGTACAAGCATATAAAGGAAAGGTTCGGCGATCGCCTATGGATAGATGTTATATCCAAATGCGACCTTCTGGGCAAGAAAGCGCCCATAAGCTCTGACGATGCTGATGAAGAAGTGGCACAATACAGAAGATTCGGCCCAGAAGGCGCCCTCCAAGTATCTGTGCAGAGTGAAATCGGCGTCAAAGAG CTAAAAGAAAGAGTGCATCAGCTACTGACCTCCCAAATGGCTCGGATCAAAGCTGACAAGGCGGAGCATGAAACACAGGAAGCTCGCATTAGTGTTCCTTGA
- the LOC120678984 gene encoding nucleolar GTP-binding protein 1-like isoform X2: protein MDTPPPLYLLARGAAFARRWLPLCCGWRASSALGNGCLQGFLPTLELGVSAVYLCRRVHSPTCSVLVEDRLQGELDGAKGEVRKHETVGAFQKIPMVMPATDILMSAQRKSRNVPPTKGIANIAKRERNKGAKQLDALMKELSVPLRTYTENFPKRRDLHPYERSLIELTFGEGYYEQVLGRVDALRKRITSVGKQHASVCAKSTTKREAEERLTEGRKRLEEAFQHGKHAIDDLVNIAKALRSMPVVDLHIPTLCLVGSPNVGKSSLVRILSSGKPEVCSYPFTTRGILMGHIVSNHERFQVTDTPGLLTRHDDDRNNIERLTLAVLSYLPIAVLYVHDMSEDCGTSVADQYITYKHIKERFGDRLWIDVISKCDLLGKKAPISSDDADEEVAQYRRFGPEGALQVSVQSEIGVKELKERVHQLLTSQMARIKADKAEHETQEARISVP, encoded by the exons ATGGACACGCCACCGCCACTTTATCTTCTCGCACGGGGCGCTGCTTTCGCGCGAAGATGGTtgcccttgtgctgtggttggCGTGCCTCCTCGGCCCTAGGCAATGGCTGCCTGCAAG GTTTTTTACCAACTCTGGAACTGGGGGTTTCAGCAGTCTACTTGTGTCGGCGAGTACACTCCCCAACATGCAGTGTTTTAGTGGAGgacagattgcagggggagttAGATGGTGCAAAG GGAGAAGTGAGAAAACATGAAACTGTTGGTGCATTTCAAAAGATACCAATGGTAATGCCTGCAACTGATATACTTATGTCGGCACAAAGGAAATCAAGAAATGTGCCACCTACAAAGG GTATAGCAAATATTGCTAAGCGTGAAAGGAACAAAGGTGCGAAACAACTTGATGCCTTAATGAAA GAACTTTCAGTACCACTGAGAACATACACTGAAAACTTCCCTAAGAGAAGAGATTTGCATCCTTATGAGAGGTCTCTCATTGAGTTGACTTTTGGGGAGGgttattatgagcag GTTCTAGGACGAGTTGATGCTCTCAGGAAAAGGATTACTTCTGTTGGAAAGCAGCATGCTTCAGTGTGTGCTAAG TCAACAACAAAACGTGAAGCAGAGGAGCGCCTCACTGAG GGAAGAAAGAGACTTGAAGAAGCTTTCCAGCATGGAAAGCATGCTATTGATGACTTAGTAAACATAGCAAAG gctttacgttctatgccTGTTGTTGATCTACATATACCGACACTATGTCTAGTTGGATCACCTAATGTGGGGAAGTCATCATTAGTCCGCATATTATCATCTGGAAAACCTGAG GTCTGCAGCTATCCATTCACGACAAGAGGGATTCTGATGGGTCACATTGTATCCAATCATGAGCGTTTTCAG GTTACGGACACTCCAGGACTACTTACAAGGCATGATG ATGATAGAAATAACATAGAGAGACTGACACTTGCTGTCCTGTCTTATCTACCGATCGCTGTCCTGTATGTTCATGATATGTCGGAAGACTGTGGAACCTCAGTGGCTGATCAG TACATCACGTACAAGCATATAAAGGAAAGGTTCGGCGATCGCCTATGGATAGATGTTATATCCAAATGCGACCTTCTGGGCAAGAAAGCGCCCATAAGCTCTGACGATGCTGATGAAGAAGTGGCACAATACAGAAGATTCGGCCCAGAAGGCGCCCTCCAAGTATCTGTGCAGAGTGAAATCGGCGTCAAAGAG CTAAAAGAAAGAGTGCATCAGCTACTGACCTCCCAAATGGCTCGGATCAAAGCTGACAAGGCGGAGCATGAAACACAGGAAGCTCGCATTAGTGTTCCTTGA
- the LOC120678984 gene encoding nucleolar GTP-binding protein 1-like isoform X3 — translation MRGAAAGGRAVFHLRPRPPWRAPPPRPPATTATALLSHSASASRAHHRRLPEGFLPTLELGVSAVYLCRRVHSPTCSVLVEDRLQGELDGAKGEVRKHETVGAFQKIPMVMPATDILMSAQRKSRNVPPTKGIANIAKRERNKGAKQLDALMKELSVPLRTYTENFPKRRDLHPYERSLIELTFGEGYYEQVLGRVDALRKRITSVGKQHASVCAKSTTKREAEERLTEGRKRLEEAFQHGKHAIDDLVNIAKALRSMPVVDLHIPTLCLVGSPNVGKSSLVRILSSGKPEVCSYPFTTRGILMGHIVSNHERFQVTDTPGLLTRHDDDRNNIERLTLAVLSYLPIAVLYVHDMSEDCGTSVADQYITYKHIKERFGDRLWIDVISKCDLLGKKAPISSDDADEEVAQYRRFGPEGALQVSVQSEIGVKETNMLRYLTS, via the exons ATGCGAGGAGCCGCAGCCGGAGGCCGCGCGGTGTTccacctccgcccgcgcccgccatggcgagccccgcctcctcgtcctcccgccaccaccgccaccgcgctcCTCTCCCACTCCGCGTCCGCGAGCCGCGCCCACCACCGTCGCCTTCCCGAAG GTTTTTTACCAACTCTGGAACTGGGGGTTTCAGCAGTCTACTTGTGTCGGCGAGTACACTCCCCAACATGCAGTGTTTTAGTGGAGgacagattgcagggggagttAGATGGTGCAAAG GGAGAAGTGAGAAAACATGAAACTGTTGGTGCATTTCAAAAGATACCAATGGTAATGCCTGCAACTGATATACTTATGTCGGCACAAAGGAAATCAAGAAATGTGCCACCTACAAAGG GTATAGCAAATATTGCTAAGCGTGAAAGGAACAAAGGTGCGAAACAACTTGATGCCTTAATGAAA GAACTTTCAGTACCACTGAGAACATACACTGAAAACTTCCCTAAGAGAAGAGATTTGCATCCTTATGAGAGGTCTCTCATTGAGTTGACTTTTGGGGAGGgttattatgagcag GTTCTAGGACGAGTTGATGCTCTCAGGAAAAGGATTACTTCTGTTGGAAAGCAGCATGCTTCAGTGTGTGCTAAG TCAACAACAAAACGTGAAGCAGAGGAGCGCCTCACTGAG GGAAGAAAGAGACTTGAAGAAGCTTTCCAGCATGGAAAGCATGCTATTGATGACTTAGTAAACATAGCAAAG gctttacgttctatgccTGTTGTTGATCTACATATACCGACACTATGTCTAGTTGGATCACCTAATGTGGGGAAGTCATCATTAGTCCGCATATTATCATCTGGAAAACCTGAG GTCTGCAGCTATCCATTCACGACAAGAGGGATTCTGATGGGTCACATTGTATCCAATCATGAGCGTTTTCAG GTTACGGACACTCCAGGACTACTTACAAGGCATGATG ATGATAGAAATAACATAGAGAGACTGACACTTGCTGTCCTGTCTTATCTACCGATCGCTGTCCTGTATGTTCATGATATGTCGGAAGACTGTGGAACCTCAGTGGCTGATCAG TACATCACGTACAAGCATATAAAGGAAAGGTTCGGCGATCGCCTATGGATAGATGTTATATCCAAATGCGACCTTCTGGGCAAGAAAGCGCCCATAAGCTCTGACGATGCTGATGAAGAAGTGGCACAATACAGAAGATTCGGCCCAGAAGGCGCCCTCCAAGTATCTGTGCAGAGTGAAATCGGCGTCAAAGAG ACTAACATGCTCCGCTATCTCACCAGCTAA
- the LOC120677861 gene encoding receptor-like protein EIX2: MRQKVWAENPPSLPYFCQYYDQFRDNQNSGLSAVTKGLELDYVSVDNIIIDTKMMSIDLSSNNLTGEIPEDIATLYALVSLNLSRNRFTGNIPNLIGDMHSLESLDLSRNKLSGDIPASLSNLTFLSDLDVSYNNLTGRIPSGSQLQTIYAAHPYMYEGNDGLCGPPLQKNCSSNGASRHGHFSSTTEGGHAREFFYLGAGCGFIVGIWVVFCALLFKKAWRIAYFRLFDKLYDKAYVAAVVTWARLTTN, translated from the coding sequence ATGAGGCAGAAAGTTTGGGCAGAAAACCCTCCTTCACTGCCATACTTCTGCCAATATTATGACCAATTCAGAGACAATCAGAATAGTGGTCTGTCTGCAGTTACAAAGGGGCTGGAGCTTGATTACGTCTCGGTCGACAATATTATTATAGATACGAAAATGATGAGCATCGACTTATCCTCCAACAACTTGACCGGTGAAATCCCAGAAGACATTGCTACTCTTTATGCACTTGTGAGTTTGAATCTCTCACGAAACCGCTTCACCGGCAATATCCCAAACCTGATTGGGGACATGCACTCCCTGGAATCACTTGACCTCTCAAGGAACAAACTTTCTGGAGACATACCAGCCAGCCTATCAAACTTGACATTTTTAAGTGACTTGGATGTGTCATACAACAATCTTACAGGAAGAATACCATCAGGATCGCAGCTTCAGACAATCTATGCAGCCCATCCATACATGTACGAGGGCAATGACGGTCTTTGCGGGCCTCCTCTTCAGAAAAATTGTTCAAGCAACGGTGCTTCAAGGCATGGCCACTTTAGTAGTACAACTGAAGGAGGTCATGCACGCGAATTCTTTTATCTTGGAGCCGGATGTGGCTTCATAGTGGGTATCTGGGTGGTCTTTTGTGCCCTATTATTCAAGAAAGCATGGAGAATTGCATATTTCCGGCTTTTTGACAAACTGTACGACAAAGCATATGTGGCTGCTGTTGTTACTTGGGCAAGACTGACCACAAATTAA